The sequence AAAAGTCTTCTTTGTGCAAATTAATTTATAACGAGAATCTGGAAATTATTGAACAAATTGAATGGGGCTCTCAAGTCCAGTTGTCTCACTAATATTGCAGATTGACATCTTGCCATCCTAACCATTATTACATATACCGCCagctaaataaaataaaatgattggaattaaaaaacaaaatagagaaAACCCGAAGCTGAATTTTGCCATCCTAtcctattttaatttcttctttttttttttaacaaataaaaaccgAAGCTGAATTTTAGTCAACATTCAGTTTgaccttcaatttttttaaaaaaaacccaaaaatttcccTCTTAGTTAAGAACACTACAATCGCTACGAATGTTTCCTTTACTACCGGTCTTGACTCCGACCCGGCCCAGCTTGGTCATCGCGGTAATAAAAGCCTGTTGAAAAGCAGCGTTGTCTTTGGCCCAGGTTTTTACCGTGGGCTGAGACCTTGCGTCCGTGAAAAGGACCTGGTCTGAGGTAAAAAGGCCTTGCCCAAGTTCAAGATTCTTGAAATAGACATTGTCAAAGGTTCTGGGCGTGTTTGGGTCCATGTTGATGGCTATGTCGGGGTCCACATTTTTTGGACACATCTGTTGGAGTTGAGTTGCATACGTTTTGTTCAGACTGGGGTCCACTGGGTTCCCTGCGCTGAAGCTGTAAATCCGATTGGAAAACCTGTCGCAATGAGAGAATCCAACGGTGTGCGCCGCTGCAAAAACATGATGCTGCTTATTAGTACCATAAAAGTAATCTACACAATCTTTGTTAAGGATAACAAGTCGTTAGTGAAAAGTTTTGTAAAAAACACAGTTGCTAATAGCGCAAAAAAAGTCATTAAAATCTCAAGTGTGTGATGTGTGCCAATCGAAAGACAATTACTAGGTGGGACGCTTGGAATCCTTATTAATTAGTGTCTAAATCCGCACACTTGATAAATTCATTAATTCGGTTATTAATCACGTCACTTATCTGACAACACATAAACAATGTAAATCTTCTGCATTTAGTCCCTATGGCCTCAGACTAGCTCATCCAATGCCGAAGAGCTCTATTGTTTATGTTTGTGGCCGGATGGATGACTTGGTCTAACCGTTGGACCAAAGAATTTCTCCCCGCACACACAACACCCATCACATTATGATTGGTCAATAGAGACACGATCTTACCTGAAAGAGCGACCATGTCAGCCTGGGACAACCCATGGGCAGCAAACATGGAATTGAGCTGGTTCAAATTGAAGGTTGGCTTGGGGAGGTTCCCATCTACATTTTTAGAACTTGAACTTAGTCCGTCCAATCTCCCCAACTCAACAGCATACGAAGGTCCACCAGACTGCATTAAATAATTAACACGTTTAATTATCATTAACATCAACTGAACCATCGAATCCCACCCTTAATTGGTACAATAATAATAAGCAGCAGAAGTTAATGTGATCATGAACAAACCAGAACAATGACATCTCTGGTGGCCAAGGCAAGAATATCAGCACAAGAGACTTTGTTTTTGCACTGAGGAACTGCATCAACTGCTGCTTTGGCTTTGATCACTGTATCAAAACCATCTCCAGCTAATGACAGATTATCTGGATGATCCTTCTCTGCTTTGTTGTTTCCAGTGGAAGCAACTAAAACCGAAGCATCACAACCCtaaaccattttatttttcacagcaaaaaaacaaagatcaGATTTTGATCGAAACCCAAGTTAAAAAAACTTGTCAATCTTTGAGTTTCTTATGGTAAATTTAGCAGTTGAGTTACCTGGACAAAGCAATCATGAAAAAAGAGACGGATGGTTGCTGGGACTGTGACAAATGTTTGTTGAAATTTCTGAGTGACAACATTTTTTACAATGTTTTCGACGTTGGGGCAGACGTTGGCATAGAAGTTTGTTTTTAGCTGCGCCGATGTGGGACAGAGAAAGAGGCACAAACTAAGGCAAAGCGACCAAACAAGTATAGGATTGAGCCTACCCATGTGAGCAGAAATTGAATTTAGCAGGACACAGGGGAAGAGAAGAAGCAAAggtctttatatattttgaatgAGAGACTGAGATTGAATGGTGTGGTTGGCTggagaaatatatataaaaagaaagaactggATGATGGCTAGAATATTACTGAAGTACGATCTAGTGCTACATCTTGtacacatgttataatataagtggatatttattaatattattttctaaaaagagaaaaaataagcTATATTGTCTAcctatattataacacgtatACAAAATGTACCACGTAATCATACTATCGTAATTTTCTATATTTCTCCTCCTCATAATTCCATGACCTTATGCGAGTTGGATTAAgcatctttctttttgatgTAACAAAGAAGGTTCCTATTAAAGCATGCATGTAGTGTTTGAAAGAGACCTTGATTTGTGGCTGTCAAATTGCCAATTTGCTTCCTTTGTCCAGCTATTAATGCCTGCAAACTTGGTCCAAATTTCTGAGTTTGTGCTAtaatttgaatattaattaattagaggaaaataaaaacaaaaacgtgGTGCATGTAAGAAACACCCTAATAAAGATAGAAAGTGGGTTTGGAGGCTGCTAATATAGACAGACGTAAAATAGAACGTAGAATGCACGTTAAGGTTTCTGTGGGCTGTGGCTTGCTATACCAGAATAGTGGTGCTGGACCTGCCACTTGCCACAGATCTTTCTTATTCttagttgaaaacaaaacatgatAGTAGGTTTGTAGGTTTGTAGGTTTGTAGGTTtgttacatatgaaaaaagattgttcttttgtttaccagaaaacaaaaggtttgttgttttttcaggttaataaataattaaaaacagaaTCTTATCTTTATAGCGACATGGGAATGGCCAATTACCAAGATGGATCATGCTGAATGTATTTTGCTGACTAGACTAGTGAGAAAGTTGACCCAATTTTGAGATGAGTACCAACTAAATTGCTGTATTAACGAACGAAAATAATTGCTCTATTTTATGTAGCTAATATAAGGCATTGATCTTGTCTATATACGCGTGAATaacttataattatttattataatcgCAAATTTGTACAGAGTGTGAAACGTTGacttataatttataaatgaatacCAAGTCAGTGTTTGGCCTAGAAGTATTAAACAACTTTGGAGTAATCTCTCTTCCCATTTTCTAATTGAAGTTTTCTGGATCATATTCATGGccttggaaaaaaataaagagaaaaaagtagGGTTTTGGACGGTCCAAGAGAATATTATAGTTGTTACTCAAAGACAGGATATGATTAGAAATTTGGGATATCATTCATGCACGTAACTTAATTATTATGTTATATTAATGATAATGTTTCTCATTCATGGTGTCAATTATTAGTTGCCATGTTGTTGTCTGACCTAGGGCAGGTTTGTTACTCTGGTTTCGACAAAGTCTTCGTTGATTTCCCCAAAATTACTAGTTACTTGCACAATTTATAAAAAGTTGAAATAGTTAATAAAATGAACACAATTTGTGGGAATTTCATGAAACTgaaggagaaaaacaaaaaggaaaaagtgaGGAAAGGATAATGGGGAAATTCACAAACGTGTACTATACGGGGAAAATTCACAGATATCAAAAGTCTGGGTCAATTCAACTAACACCCTATTGATCATTAGAATTGTTTActacttgttttgttttgtttttttttcattaaaaaaaaatagagagaaagaaattatAAGTAGAGTACCCACAAAGAAACCAACATCTTATCTTATATATCTTGTCTGGTTAAAAAACTGCatcttatatttatttgtcTTAAAGTTAAAACCAATAAATTCTGATGAGAGGAACTGATGGCTTGAGTTTGATAGATGGTATAGCACTCGGGGCTACTACTAGCAGCCACAAGAAACCCTACACATGACAACACAGAACAATAAATTGCGCAGTTTGCTTAAGTCAAGATGTGGGCCGGTCTTCTATCTTATAATTCAACTACGTCTATTTTGGCTTCTGAGCGCAGATAGGCCACGTCACAAATTCAAAGGTGAGATGGTCCAAGTGAAAAGTTCATTTAATTTCGTTTAGAAAAAAGTTTAGTATTGCCACCCGAATGATTGTTATGTTCTACTTACtccattaaattttaatttgattttgagttcccatgttttcaaaatttgtaaaaagttattttaaaaTAGCTTGCGTGAATTTCATATGAGTATGAACACTAGAACATTAGAACGTTTTGAAGATTCAAGGGAATTCAAGACTAAGTTGAAACTCTAAAAGGCAAtataaaacatgaaaaataattcaagGGGACATATGAAATTTTCCCTCTCTTTAAAATCTTTAGgagaattttttattacattgaatgaaaatgaatgacattttttttgggttgaagaaAATGACATTTTAAGAGTTTATAATAGTACACCAATCGTTAAAATGACACCCATTCAATCATGGCCAATTTTAAAATGACTCATTGCCaccccttaaaaaaaaatataaataaataaataaaaaagtccaaattttcaactatgTTACAATCAAATGGGCCCAAATCTCCTTTAGTCTTTCCCATATATTGAGTTTCTAAATTCgatctaaaaataaaaaggttgaGTTTTAAAATGCTTCCTAAAGTATAAAATGGGCTCGTCTTTCAAGCTGTTCCCAAGCCTTTGTCTCTGTAACTCCAGAAGGCCAGCCCATTAAGTCCAATGTGTTTAGGAGTGTGACCTTCCTGCCCATGACCAATTTGCtcaagaaaaaggaaggtTAGCAATGTCTACACGAATATGTCACGGCATACTAGCACGAATAATAAACCAGTCGGGTTAATTTCAAACACGACTGACTTCATTTTAATGGAATTGTAAGTATTTAGGATTGAGTGaacaa comes from Prunus dulcis chromosome 6, ALMONDv2, whole genome shotgun sequence and encodes:
- the LOC117629844 gene encoding peroxidase 73-like, which gives rise to MGRLNPILVWSLCLSLCLFLCPTSAQLKTNFYANVCPNVENIVKNVVTQKFQQTFVTVPATIRLFFHDCFVQGCDASVLVASTGNNKAEKDHPDNLSLAGDGFDTVIKAKAAVDAVPQCKNKVSCADILALATRDVIVLSGGPSYAVELGRLDGLSSSSKNVDGNLPKPTFNLNQLNSMFAAHGLSQADMVALSAAHTVGFSHCDRFSNRIYSFSAGNPVDPSLNKTYATQLQQMCPKNVDPDIAINMDPNTPRTFDNVYFKNLELGQGLFTSDQVLFTDARSQPTVKTWAKDNAAFQQAFITAMTKLGRVGVKTGSKGNIRSDCSVLN